A single window of Methylacidimicrobium sp. AP8 DNA harbors:
- a CDS encoding thymidylate synthase, which yields MKNYLELLKTVLCEGRYRPDRTGTGTYSLFGAQLRFDLTAGFPLLTTKKIHWKSVVHELLWFLRGETNVASLRANGVTIWDEWADAEGNLGRIYGAQWRGWRGPDGAVVDQIRNLLEQIRRDPFSRRLLVTAWNPAELGQMALPPCHVLFQFYVQEGLLSCQLYQRSADLFLGVPFNIASYSLLTLLIAHVCGLRPKEFIHTFGDVHLYANHLEQARIQLSRSPRPLPRVEIDPKVRSLEEIRYEDIALRDYDPHPSIPAPVAV from the coding sequence GTGAAAAATTACCTCGAACTGCTCAAGACCGTCCTGTGCGAGGGCCGCTACCGCCCCGATCGCACGGGAACCGGCACCTATTCTCTTTTCGGCGCCCAGCTCCGGTTCGACCTAACCGCCGGCTTCCCGCTGCTGACCACCAAGAAAATCCATTGGAAGTCGGTCGTCCATGAACTTCTCTGGTTCCTCCGGGGGGAAACCAACGTGGCGAGCCTCCGGGCGAACGGGGTCACGATCTGGGACGAATGGGCCGATGCCGAAGGAAACCTGGGACGGATCTACGGAGCGCAATGGCGCGGCTGGCGCGGGCCGGACGGGGCCGTCGTCGATCAGATCCGGAATCTCCTGGAGCAGATCCGCCGCGATCCGTTCAGCCGGCGTCTTCTGGTCACCGCGTGGAATCCCGCCGAGCTCGGGCAGATGGCGCTTCCTCCCTGCCATGTCCTTTTTCAATTCTATGTGCAGGAGGGCCTCCTCTCCTGCCAGCTTTATCAACGGAGCGCCGATCTTTTCCTCGGAGTCCCCTTCAACATCGCCTCCTACTCCCTCCTTACCCTCCTCATCGCCCACGTCTGCGGGCTGCGGCCGAAGGAATTCATCCACACCTTCGGCGACGTCCACCTCTACGCCAACCATTTGGAGCAGGCCCGCATCCAGCTCTCCCGCTCCCCGAGGCCCCTTCCCCGCGTGGAGATCGACCCCAAGGTCCGCTCGCTGGAAGAGATCCGCTACGAAGACATCGCCCTCCGCGATTACGATCCCCACCCGTCCATTCCCGCCCCGGTCGCGGTCTAG
- the mutS gene encoding DNA mismatch repair protein MutS — MKSPQSSPEGKAPAETPMMAQYRERKAELPADVLLLFRLGDFYELFGEDAQTGAALLGLALTHRQGVPMCGIPVDSADGYIARLVQAGRRVAVCDQVETPKPGKLVRREITRVVSPGSLLDPASLRSKENNFCLALVAGRGRFGVAALDLGTGEFRAGELGGEAELADLLCRLRPSEIVIPEEAADSRRAQARSGELRALLEACGRSALTEHTKWAFSPEQASGLLLAHFGTKSLAAFDLTEASPALSAAGGLFHYLREELRQDLSHVRDIRPIRRSDLLVLDAVAQRTLELLSAAGRGKSLLEAIDRTLTPGGGRLLRQWLCEPLRDRSQIEARQEAIAYWMEEDRRRWELRELLANVRDLERLLARVAQGSATPREIGAIKESLKPLARIRELLPRSCRWERWRGNLEPQDDLVAEIERALVEDLPPSWRDGGIFRPGFDPALDALREAAEKGKQWLLAFERSERERTGLRSLKLRYHPVFGYLLEVARGQLSQVPADYVRRQTLANAERFTRPELQAMEEKILGAEGRAREYEKELFEALRRRLCERLPVLQRAARAVNEIDVVAALAELARERQYVRPEMVDDPVVEIAGGRHPVVEQALVGERFVPNDTYLDGRRARLAILTGPNMAGKSTYLRQIALICLLAHIGSFVPATRARIGVLDRIFTRIGASDDLASGQSTFLVEMQETANLLRHATERSLVILDEVGRGTSTFDGLSIAWAVAEELCDRNRCLTLFATHYHELAELANTRSAVRNLSMAVREIDGRAVYLRKVVEGVIDKSYGLQVARLAGLPERTIRRAAEVLSGLEAEEEDPASRAMEVRRRRRREEAEELPLFPGWDRPDAGEGDRAG; from the coding sequence ATGAAGTCGCCACAATCCTCACCCGAAGGCAAGGCTCCGGCCGAAACGCCGATGATGGCGCAGTACCGCGAACGGAAGGCGGAGCTGCCCGCCGACGTGCTGCTCCTCTTCCGGCTGGGGGACTTCTACGAGCTCTTCGGGGAGGACGCCCAGACGGGGGCGGCTCTCCTCGGGCTCGCTCTTACCCACCGGCAGGGCGTGCCCATGTGCGGCATCCCGGTCGACTCGGCCGACGGCTACATCGCCCGGCTGGTGCAGGCGGGCCGGCGGGTGGCGGTCTGCGACCAGGTGGAGACCCCGAAGCCGGGCAAGCTCGTCCGGCGGGAGATCACGCGGGTCGTCAGCCCGGGAAGCCTGCTCGACCCCGCCTCGCTCCGCTCGAAGGAAAATAACTTCTGTCTGGCTCTGGTTGCCGGCCGCGGTCGCTTCGGGGTGGCCGCCCTCGACCTGGGGACGGGCGAGTTCCGCGCGGGGGAGCTGGGCGGCGAGGCGGAGCTGGCCGACCTGCTCTGCCGGCTTCGGCCCAGCGAGATCGTGATCCCGGAAGAGGCGGCGGATTCCCGGCGGGCGCAGGCTCGCAGCGGGGAACTCCGGGCGCTGTTGGAAGCCTGCGGCCGGTCGGCTCTGACCGAGCACACGAAATGGGCCTTTTCCCCGGAGCAGGCCTCCGGCCTTTTGCTCGCCCACTTCGGAACGAAGTCTCTCGCGGCTTTCGACCTCACCGAGGCCTCGCCGGCCCTTTCGGCGGCCGGCGGCCTTTTCCACTACCTGCGGGAGGAGCTGCGGCAGGACCTCTCCCATGTCCGGGACATCCGCCCGATCCGTCGCTCCGATCTGCTCGTCCTGGATGCCGTGGCCCAGCGCACCTTGGAGCTCCTCTCCGCCGCCGGCCGGGGGAAAAGCCTTCTGGAGGCCATCGATCGGACGCTCACCCCCGGAGGGGGGAGGCTCTTGCGGCAGTGGCTCTGCGAACCCCTCCGCGACCGGTCGCAGATCGAGGCGCGGCAGGAGGCGATCGCCTACTGGATGGAAGAGGATCGGCGGCGGTGGGAGCTCCGGGAGCTTCTGGCCAACGTCCGGGATTTGGAGCGGCTGCTGGCGAGGGTCGCGCAGGGATCGGCCACGCCTCGGGAGATCGGAGCGATCAAGGAATCCCTCAAGCCGCTCGCGCGGATCCGGGAGCTTCTGCCGCGTTCCTGCCGGTGGGAGCGCTGGCGGGGAAATCTGGAGCCGCAGGACGATCTGGTCGCCGAGATCGAGCGGGCGCTGGTGGAGGATCTTCCTCCCTCGTGGCGGGACGGGGGGATCTTCCGGCCGGGTTTCGATCCCGCCCTCGACGCGCTGCGCGAGGCGGCGGAGAAGGGCAAGCAATGGCTGCTCGCCTTCGAGCGGAGCGAACGGGAGCGGACCGGCCTCCGCTCGCTCAAGCTCCGCTACCATCCGGTCTTCGGCTACCTCCTGGAAGTGGCCCGCGGCCAGCTCTCCCAGGTCCCTGCGGACTACGTCCGCCGGCAGACCTTGGCGAACGCGGAACGGTTCACCCGGCCGGAGCTCCAGGCGATGGAAGAGAAGATCCTCGGGGCGGAAGGGCGGGCCCGCGAATACGAGAAGGAGCTCTTTGAGGCTCTCCGGCGGAGGCTTTGCGAGCGGCTCCCCGTGCTCCAGAGGGCGGCACGGGCCGTGAACGAGATCGACGTTGTGGCGGCGTTGGCCGAGCTCGCCCGGGAAAGGCAGTATGTTCGCCCGGAGATGGTGGACGACCCGGTCGTCGAAATCGCCGGCGGCCGCCACCCGGTCGTCGAGCAGGCTCTGGTCGGAGAGCGGTTCGTTCCCAACGACACCTATCTCGACGGCCGCCGCGCCCGGCTGGCGATTCTCACGGGGCCGAACATGGCCGGCAAAAGCACCTATCTGCGGCAGATCGCGCTCATCTGTCTGCTCGCCCATATCGGCTCCTTCGTGCCCGCGACGCGGGCGAGGATCGGAGTCCTCGACCGGATCTTCACCAGAATCGGCGCGAGCGACGATCTGGCGAGCGGCCAGAGCACCTTTCTGGTCGAAATGCAGGAGACCGCCAACCTGCTCCGCCACGCCACCGAAAGGAGCCTGGTGATCCTCGACGAGGTGGGCCGGGGGACGAGCACCTTCGACGGGCTCTCCATCGCTTGGGCGGTTGCCGAGGAGCTCTGCGACCGGAACCGCTGCCTCACCCTCTTTGCCACGCACTACCACGAGCTGGCCGAGCTGGCGAACACCCGGAGCGCGGTGCGCAATCTCTCGATGGCGGTCCGGGAGATCGACGGGCGGGCGGTCTACCTGCGCAAGGTCGTCGAAGGAGTGATCGACAAGAGCTACGGGCTCCAGGTGGCGCGGCTGGCGGGCTTGCCCGAGCGGACGATCCGGCGGGCGGCCGAAGTGCTCTCCGGGCTTGAAGCCGAGGAGGAAGATCCGGCGAGCCGGGCGATGGAGGTCCGCCGCCGGCGGCGCCGGGAGGAGGCCGAAGAACTCCCGCTCTTTCCCGGCTGGGATCGGCCGGACGCCGGGGAGGGGGATCGCGCCGGCTGA